The Apostichopus japonicus isolate 1M-3 chromosome 10, ASM3797524v1, whole genome shotgun sequence genomic sequence gatggggggggggggtggtatacaccccttttcaacctcacactaAACTTCGAAATTAGCTTTAAAGACCcaaatcattattatttttctggGGAAGGATGCCCCTACACCTCTGTCCTACATAGGGAATCGGTTCCAACGACCCGCACTTATAAACGATATGAACTTATAAacgatataaatattttatttatagcGGTTGAATGTATGGAATGTACAGAGAGACATTATTGTAACTGACAAAATTAGTTACGTAATTAGGTATTTTACCCAGGACGAAAATGTCGTATACTTAATGTGCCACCACTCACGATTATAATTTTGCTTTTATTAGGGTATCAATCGAGCTGATGACCTCGAACTAAGACAATCTGCTTCTACCAGATTCCAGTGCGTGCGACGAAACCCTAGGACACGCCCCCCGGTGGAGAGTGCATATCCTACCTACCCGTTTTATGATTACTACAGTGGCTCATCTGATGACGCTGCAGTCTTCCCTGGTGGTGCAGGAAGCAatggaggatggggagggggtggaggaggagaaggatgGGGCCGGGTTGGTGGAGGAGTTGGAGAAGGCGGAGGAGGAGGCGGAGGAGGAGGCGGAGGAGGAggcggaggaggaggaggcagaTGATTTGGTGTTTAATATGGTTATTACAATGGAAAAGACGAAGGATTATACTTTCCCACACAGTAGCATAGTTTTGTCAAACGCCTATCTGAACGGATTAAAGGCACCACAGTTTATAGTTGGGGAAATATTTAGTTACATTTGCGCAAAAGATGTAGTGTATAACTATAGCGTTCCCAAAGAagagagggtggagggggggggggggtatggccCACATCTCAATTGTCAGTCGGGAGAAAAACCGTTTAGTCGGGGGatttcttcaaactttaaacgtatattattatcattccaTTTCGTTTAGACCTAAGTGTAGACTTAATTTAATGTCTAAATATGCCTCCGAATGCACCATTTAACCTCTTCactttgaatttgttttgtggggaggGCCACCCTGACCACCAACAATAGAGGCTCTAAACGCAAGGAAGGGTGATGGGGTGGGAGCTAACACCTTTAGTAGTATTTCTATTCTTCTCCAGAAGAGTGCAACCAATCCCCCGACGGAACCACTTTTGTCCGATGTTGTTTAGTTTAGTATGATGGTTTAGTGGATATAACCCTACGTAGAACAGGACAATGAATAGATTAAGGTACGTTAAAGCCAACggaatattacatgataggaaTTCACCAGTTAAATTAAACTGGTGATTTTAAAATGGATAATGTATCCCGGCGTGACTATATGGTATGATAATTACAATAGACTAATTGCCTATTTGATGTTTGATGGTTGTTTCATGTCTTCTAGATATGCTTTTCATTTACTGCATAATCGACCGCagaggcgtaggaggcgggtgGGGTGCTGCTGCCCTCCCCTAACAAGATTATTCCGTGAAAATGTGGGCACAACTTATGTACTAATAAATGAATGTTGCTTACATCAAAGCTGATTTCTGAATTGCAAGCGTAATCTTTGACATTCTTAAGACAGAACGTCCCGGCATGCATCACGTTCTATAAAGCATAACGATGCAAACGTGTAATCAAAACGTGAATGATCTACTAAAT encodes the following:
- the LOC139975197 gene encoding uncharacterized protein; translation: MKRQNEIPWLLFLLTLAVSAVGINRADDLELRQSASTRFQCVRRNPRTRPPVESAYPTYPFYDYYSGSSDDAAVFPGGAGSNGGWGGGGGGEGWGRVGGGVGEGGGGGGGGGGGGGGGGGGR